The Populus alba chromosome 6, ASM523922v2, whole genome shotgun sequence genomic interval tcgATGAACTATGAAGCCGTTGGTGATTACATATTCTTAACGGCAAggtcttataaattttttttggaactCTTCAAGGGATTTAGTCCATCAGCAATTCCTTTCATACTAATAAGTGGCATTTCATGTAATTGTTTTCAACTCTATGGAATTTTTCAATGGACTTGGTTTGTCGCGAATTTCATCAtactttatttcattttaaaaaaaatcaaataagtaaacaagaaaaaaatcaaataagcaaacctagaaaaaaaaattcaaataaacatactagaaaaaaattaaaagaaataaaactaaaataaaaaatcaaatatttattgtaaatttaaaaattagcaGTTTGAATACAATTTTTCTAGAGAACAGGTGCTGAAGGAGGAAGAGAAGATGAATCTTTTCCATGACAGGATGAGGGATGACATGAATCACATGTACCACCCATGTTTAACAATAGCTCTATGCACAATCACTTAAGCCTGATTGTCTCATCACTAGGTCATTCTATCCCTGTAGCAAGTTAGTTCATTTGGGCTTGAACTTGTTCTCATACAAGCGCTTGGAACTATAGAGATTGAGAGCTCGAAGTCAACCAAGGTCAACACAATATGGCCTGTCTGTAAATCCTTAGCTGTAGTATTTGAGATATCATGTACCTGATTTATATTGGATCCGCCTAATGTTCTAACTTTCAACCACAAATCCATAACAAGTTTTGGATAGGTCAAAGGATTGTCTTCATATTTCTCATGCAATCGagtggtatattttttttagaataaagaaaaaaaaacctaagagttaatttaaacaaataataacttaagaaaaaaaaatattgaaatccaACTTACCACGAACTTTTGAGCTCAGATATCCACAAGTTGCACTCATTTTTTGACAATCATTATTTCACATGTGAGTTTCTATAAAAAGTTATATTGGTCTTGGTTTGTGTTCAAGAATCGTtgcctgcaaaaaaaaaaactattgttagttaaatattttcatataaaacaataatttaaaaataaatataataaaaaataatcttgtcATTCACTTCgtatgcaaaaagaaaaaaatggatctGCTGGTGTGTGTGGTAATCGAACCatgaattttcttgttcttaGAATCCATCCTAGACCACGACCATCGCAAGAAAAAGTCAGACATCATATGTTGGATATAAGCTTCCCATATAGCTTTGGAGACGTGTAGAGGTCTGAAATCCCTCCAAATTGCCACATCTTCCAAGCCTAAAAGACCTTTTTATTTagcatattgtttttctttttttttatgactcgTATAAAAATTCATGCAACCTATATggtagaaataaattataagttaagataatgaaaaataaaattttaacatttaaataaaaaatataacattgatAGTTCAATTTTACCTAGTTACATTATGATTCTTTAAAACAATCCTAACAACAACGTTGTCAGCCCTATCCtagtgaatttttttcttacattctaaatttgtaaaataattagttcattaacattaaaaaaaaataaccgaattaaaataaaaaaaataaataaataaaaaaatttaaattaaatgctaATCTTGAACTTTCCAACTCATGGATCAATCATGGGTTTCCATTCAAGATTTTTAGAAAACCTGACTTCACTAAAACAATGAAACTTCCATCGATGATTTCATCGCCGATGTAATCATGTAAGCAACCTATgcatttttaaacttgaaattccattcattaattgaaattaattattaaaaaaatatgcattttttgCATTGAGTGCTTGGGCTTCCACTAAGCAatgtattttctaatatatacaTTCCACTCAGAACATACACCCCTTCTATAAAGCAGCATCATACTTGCCAAGCTATATTGAGATAAGGTGCATGTGCTTGTTCATGGTTGACACCTAGCGACTCATGATCATTAGATGCGTATTTAGAAGAACTAGCAGTGCTCTTGTTCATATTGCACACCAATGACTTTTCTCTTTATCATCTacacaaattaaatgattaaaaaagataataatatttttatttaaaaaataaatttaacagcATCTCCCCTATATGAAAGACTACCCAAATACTTTATTACATGCAAATTAATTTGTACCTTATCACAAAGCccaaattcaaaatcattatcattgATCATCAtggtttttaacttttaataaaaaaaaaaaatacacatactAGTTTAGGTAAGCTTTTAGCATGTCTGCACACCACATCTCTATATCattaaaaacacattgaaagtaatttattttagatagaatGTATAAGGTGATTGTCTTTCCTGTTACACAACAAGACCTTTATATAAAATCTGTGAACAATCAGTTaggatttttaattatcataaaattagataattgtttattattattttttaatccttttacaTGCAGTTCATCtctaatcttaattaattatgcttTGGTACCCTAACACTCCATTATTTCCTAATATCTTGTCAAACAACCGATTATGATTTCtagttatcataaaattatgtaGTTCATCtctaatcttaattaatttgctAATAGCttaaagcttaagctattaggtaaactttcaagatattatttgtattaaagtctcaaaataaaaactctCTAGGCTTGAAATTTGCATAGGCCTATACtattttgtgcttaatttttatcaaataaatatggatgatgagatttgaactcgtgactacttggtcatcaaggttcttataccatgtcaaaaaataatctcaacctaataaattaagttgttaggtaaaattttaagatgtgatttatattattcttcaacatatatatttttttttcatgagttatTAGCTAGGGTTGTTTATTTAAATGAGAATCACCCCAAATCCTCGTCAAAAGATTGCACCCTTGAGCAAGCCAATCTGGCAACGAGGAAATAGTAGATTTTGCATTATTTCTAAACCAACAATGTGTAGCACACGACTCTGCAAAATATCACGTCAAAAGGATTCCAATATAAGggtcaaaatcaaataaacaataattaagtGCAATTATTGATTGTGACAAATGGTGGCTCTTCTGCATCTATATTCCCCTAGCTTCATGGCATTGAAAAACTTGTGTGAAGTAGCCAgcctttctccttttttttctaattaattacatgttgtaatataaataacacaaattaagaacaaaatatgAAGCCAAATCAAGCAAGGTGTGAAAATAATCTTGAGTAGAGCTACCGTAGATAATGGTCACTAATCACTTCCTCTAAATTGATGATCTTTGCTTGATTATGTTCTTAAGGATCTTATTTGCTTGATTATGTTGTGAAGTAGTTGCTCGAAAAAGTTTGCGCAATAATTAGAACAAGATAAGATGCCAAAAGCCATAGACCCTGGTGCTCTTCAAGGAGAAATTTTATGGTGCTGTGTCTTAATTTGAATAGTGGAGGTTGAGTCCATTGGTTTTAGGGCTAGCCCTGTCAATTTTTCTTATTACACTATGACTTTTACCTGGACAATTACTTATGTCATATTTTCATAGGTTTTTTCTGAGTTCCTTcgatttttcccaattcagttatttaactttatttttttactatttcatCCTTAATAGTTATACTgacatagttttttatatattgagattGATTTCGCTGATGCATCATAGAATAttcaaacattaaattaaaagttaatattaTGAAATAGAATTATAGTTTACATCTTTgatcaattcaaaatctaaataaaaaaaaaaatatcctgaTAAATAATATAGcacaaatacaaatacacaTAGGagatattaatttcttttccctctctctcccttcttCATCCTTTCCCTCACTCTTCTCTCTTCATCTCATTTTTCTTAATGTTAATAACACTTAAGGATACAAATTCATGTTGATAAAACTTAAGAATACAAATCCAATTGAAACTAtagtaaattgttttaattaaaatacagaATTAAATTGTATGTAAGTTCCTTAACAAAAATATagtactttaattaatttgttcttCTCCCTTGCTAGATTTACGAGAGGAAAACTAAAACACCCAATGAATCCATGAATTCACAAAATGTCTATCTTAagcacaataacaaaaaaaaaagtagagggCTTGAATTGGGTTTCACAAATTGGCAAAGAAATTGGTGATGTCATATTCCATTAAACTGTTGCAGGGAGAGACAAAAACACAAATTGGAGGACTAGACTTTTGCGTCTAGTAGTCCGAAATAACGCCATTAAAATAAGAAGGCATTGTTCTTGCTTGTGTATCTTCACTGCAAAAGAAGACTTCTACTGCCATAGactttaaaattgaattaaaaaattcgaACCGTGCTGTGCATGAAGAAATGTCTTCCAATAGTAATGCTGTAAGAATGATAGTTAAAGACAGCCCAACCACCATACACGGGGTGGCTAAAATTGCTGTAAAGAAATCTTGCCCGCTCTATCATGCATGCAATCGATACTGATAAAGATGGCGTGGCGTGCGTAATCGATTGGCATTCACCAATAGTTTATGTCGTGTAAATTCAGAAATTCTTGACTAGGATAGCTTCTAATAcaagaaagcatttttttttttcctcgacaAATTAAATTACAAGTAAGCTTGGCAGCTGCAGCTTCATTGGCTTATAAAGATGATCTTCATCCTACTAGTCTCAGCAGGAAATTGCGAAAATAAGCATGGCAGAAGCAGAGGTCAGCAGCAGAGAAAGCAGATGGTCTCTCAAAGGAATGACTGCTCTTGTCACTGGCGGAACACGAGGCATAGGGTTGATGATGctagctttttctttttccttttttcttcaaattttcttcTTACCACGCCCGTACACCAACGCTTCACTAAACAGAGACTTgaatgttcttcttcttctgttgtcCGTGAGTTGTACAGGTTTGCAATAGTAGAAGAACTAGCAGGGTTTGGAGCTGCAGTCCACACTTGTTCTCGTAACGAGACAAAGCTTGATGAATGCATAAGAGAATGGGAAAGCAAAGGTTTTAGGGTGACTGGATCAGTATGTGATGTCTCATCCCGAACCCAAAGAGACAAACTAATAGAGAAAGTCTCATCTACCTTTCAAGGAAAACTTAATATCCTTGTATGTTCTTCTCCCCACAAATTTGAGGCTGTctctaatttgattttgatattgaaaattaaCAAGTCTTCATAAATATTGCTTAGGTGAACAACGCTGCAGCAGTTGTAAGCAAGAACTGCACAAAAGTCACTGCGGAGGATATGGCAAATACTTTGGGTACAAATGTTGAGGCTTCTTATCACCTTTGTCAGCTTGCACACCCTCTTTTAAAAGCATCAGGAAATGGAAGCATTGTGTTTATTTCCTCTGTTGCCGCTGTTGTAGCCTTACCTACACTTTCCTTCTATGGAGCGTCTAAAGGTGAGGATCTCTATGTATCTGCCGCAGTTctcatgtcaattttttttttcttttttctcagaAGGTTGTAGTTTAATTCCAGGAGCACTTAATCAGTTGACCAAGAGCTTAGCGTGTGAGTGGGCACGTGACAAAATCCGAGCTAATGCAGTGTCGCCATGGATCATCAAAACTCCTCTTTTGGATGCTAGTCTTGCTAAAAGTGCAAGTGAACAGGTAATTAGTTTGTGTTCTGCATGGGTTTCCCCCAGAGTTCCCTAAAGTTTCTAATGTGTCTGAAATTTTTGTGTTGCTTGTACTGCAAATTTAGTTCAAGAATTAAACCTCTCAACATGCTTGGATTTTTACTCAAACTTGTACAATTTAAGCTTTTGGCTGCATAATTTTCTTATTGAAAATTTCCTGtctacatataaaaatatttgaatttgtatAAATTGATCGAAACTTTTGATCCATTTAAGTTATTTGAGAATATGTTCCCAACTAGAAGAGTCAGTAATTGACCTCTTGTAACTTAATTTGATCCATTTGAAACTGTATTCTTCTATTAGATTTTGTAGGATTCCATCCATTTATTAACGGATTTTCACATGTGAAATTcatgaattaatttgatttttgaacagaaaaagatttaaaaagcaCTAAGaattattcatgaaaaataataattaagttttttttttcataaaaactgTAAAACtccacacaaaaacaaaaataattattattttatttttataataacagaAGGACCCActttcttttcaagtttttattggaagttttattttttatttatttttcatggattttatacatatatttttattttattttattttatgcaaattcatttaaaagattaaaaaaacgtTAATACATCAATTTGTGAGTTTCACGGACAAAAATCCATTATTTAATGGACACAACCCCATAAAAtctaaatgaaaaatctaattttaatggACCAAAATCACACGAAGacaatttcaactttttaattgaaGAACCAATTCTCAAACACTTGAAATTCAAAGAAGCTTGAATCCATTTATTAGTCTTTCAATTTCAAGTAATGTTATATGATCCCATaacatcattgtttttttttgtccatgGCAGCGAGCTGGTATGAGTCGGGTTGTCTCTCAAACTCCCATCAGCCGCTTAGGGGAGCCTTATGAGATATCATCTCTAGTGGCATTTCTGTGCCTCCCTACTGCCTCGTATATCTCCGGGCAGATTATTTCTGTTGACGGTGGATATACCGCCAATGGTGGATATACTGCTAATGGTTTTTGACCATCTTCTGGACAACGGAGGACAGTCTTTTATGTTGTtggtgttgtttttgttttaaaaaaacactgttTTATGTTGTTGGTCTTGGTGttgttgttcttaaaaaaaatagtactgTTTCATGTTGTTCAATAAGTTGTTTAATACAAGAACTAGCCAACAACTCGCACTAAGCTGGGTGCGggatttcaaattatttttcagtgtAAGAGAAGAATATGTTGGTATtgtgaatgtatttttttttatcataaacaaatttaattgagagttgaaaagttaataaatgtgttgaatgaaatataatgaaaattgaagggactaataaaccataaaaaaattgttaatattaaataaagaataaagtgaaaaattaaaaatatagatacatatgatgattttttatattatgatgtCGGgctctttgaatttttattctataagaaattaaaatcagtATCCAAAAAAACTCTAACtatttgaaataattcttaTATAAGAGAAgtatttctttaatcaaatcTTTATTTCCTTATTGATGGGACCggggtttttttataaaatatatttttaataaagaagttctatttaaaaataaaaaacttatcatgACATTGAtaacaagttttaataaaacaaaataataaatgatgaatTGATAATGTTGAtgtgaatatattaaaaagatataaaaaaactaata includes:
- the LOC118048487 gene encoding tropinone reductase homolog: MAEAEVSSRESRWSLKGMTALVTGGTRGIGFAIVEELAGFGAAVHTCSRNETKLDECIREWESKGFRVTGSVCDVSSRTQRDKLIEKVSSTFQGKLNILVNNAAAVVSKNCTKVTAEDMANTLGTNVEASYHLCQLAHPLLKASGNGSIVFISSVAAVVALPTLSFYGASKGALNQLTKSLACEWARDKIRANAVSPWIIKTPLLDASLAKSASEQRAGMSRVVSQTPISRLGEPYEISSLVAFLCLPTASYISGQIISVDGGYTANGGYTANGF